In the genome of Crassostrea angulata isolate pt1a10 chromosome 6, ASM2561291v2, whole genome shotgun sequence, the window TTATTGTTCAGAGTATGCTGTCCCTCCCGAATAACTTTATTTTACCGAATGAAAATAACCAACATCGCGATTTCAAATAAGTACATTAATAACAAACGACATAGATCGTAGATAGACCGTAGTTTCTGCCAGTAAGTAATAAAATCATCGTATAAACTCGGGGAGGAGGGAGTCATAAGAATGGATACCAGTAATATGTGTCAAAAAGATGAGCCTTTAAATGTTTGATGCATGTGACGATGCAAACCTGgcttttttcatgtaaaaaaaaattatttatctgcaaattaaacaaaattgactGAACAGATTTTAAcgtaattcaaaaataaaaggtTGATtgtagtaaataaataaataaatctaattcatCCACTATGCAATTcaccagggttttttttcatttaaaactaaaatctGATAACAAAGGTTGAAGAATTATTGAATATTTCAGTCTAGTATTAATTACGAGAGACAGTACGATGATCAACAATGACCATTTAAAAGATCTGGGAGTAATACGATGTCATTAATGATAGtatgtatcaatatttttttttctccgaaTCAATAATTCATGAAAGTGAGAATAAATGCGTAAATTGTTACTGCTGTCGATCAGCACGTTACACAGAAGGAACgactaatttttttcattttgaacgttaccgtagTTACTACAACTACTTGGAAGTCCGTGAGTTCAATGTAGcttgtgtttttattattaaaaaaatatatgcgaAGTCGATTTCATAAACAGAAAAAGGCATCAATAAACGTTATtcgttttatgaagttttagtatttaatttagcttataatatattttcaagcagtttttaaTAGTTGAAGAAATCCGTATGACTGTATGTGGATAGTGTTGTTTTTTGGTCATGTCAGTTTATGAATTGTAATCAGTTTTAGAGGCTAAAATAAGTGTAAGAAGTTATAGTGTCGGCAATATTTGGTGTCAGTCGTGCCATCACAAAACACAACATTAAACAAGGgacctaattatctcccttattGTGActactgattaaaaaaaaaattgcatcatTCAGTCGTTTTCTGATAGGTTTGAAagatttgtttgatatttttttaacgcTCTAAATTATTGCATTGGCTTCTAAACTTCTAAAAGATCCATATTTGTTTTTGCCCAACATTAGTTCCAAACATTAGTTTtcaagcataatacatgtagtgtatGTGAACCGATGTTACTTCATAGCTTTTATAGGGAAAATTAATCGAAGCATTACCCGTGTATATTGAACTGTACCAAATTTAGATTTTGTAAAATTCGTTTTTAACCACGAATACTTTTCAAACATTTCTTTGATTCACTTAGTACTTACACGGGTGCTTGTTACATAACAATTAAATGgagattaaaatattaattttatattcgGGACCTTTGATAGCTTGATATAAACTAATGTTCCAAGAATCCCAATATGGAAAAACAACGTATCTTTGTGTGGTGACATAAAATTGTCGAAGCGGATCAAAGCTCTAGTGGTGTCAGATTTAAAAATGGTTACTGATGTCTAACTTGAACTCTAGTCATCATTTAAAGCAtgtcaaatatttgaatttattattttcccCTTTTCAGCAGCCTTATTCTGATGTAGCAGTGTGCTGTAGTCCATTGAGATACGTTCACTCTGTGCAGATAACATTGGATGGAGACTAGTCGAGCTAGAGCTGACCGAGCTAGTACTTGTATGTGTCAACCAATGGCCCTATACTGCACTGGATATGACACACATGCAGTGTTTAATGGTAAGTAAttgtgtatttataaaattgtatgTAAAGGTATCTAATTGTACTCTatccaaaattttaaattcaaagacTGTATTTTCATCTGTTCCAGGCGATTTGATGCCAACACCAGGATACTGCAATCTGTGGGATTTGAAAAAGATCAAGACGGTAACTTCAAAGGTCGGAAAAATACCTCATCGTTTGTTGATCTTGACATCAGCTTCTaagttatgaaatttttttgttaattgttaattgtttaaaacGGATGCAAGAGATGTTGTGCACTTCACAAAAATCAGTCACAACTTCATGTATTTGTAGGACACAATCCCAGAAAATTGTAAGCTGCAGTGATACGCCATAAACGGTGCTGGATGACATTCGCCATTATTGATTCTGTGCCGTAAATTCAAATGCGATTGTTGCTGAACTCCAGTTACAAATCAACGCACTGCGAGTACTGATAGAGGATTGTATTAAACCATAGcgtgaaaaattcaaattgtaaTAGTTaaattatttctcattttggtaacaaaaatgtttctttGCTTACATTATTAGATTGAGGATAAGCCTTTAATTCATACTATTTGAAATCTTAAATTTGTTCACTGTGTaataaaatagagaaaaaaagttatagattgaattatttttgatgTAATGCTCCTAAGGAGAGAATTGTAGAAGATATACAAGCTGTTAAAGCGACTTCTCACGAATATGAGTTTCCGGTGATCGATTATGAAGTAGGTAGATTTCCATTAGAGATTTTCAGGaaacaaaaaatttttaaatactggTTTAAATTGAGAAACAgtaaaaactgtattttaaaagcatGCTACGAAGACATGGTGAAAAGTAATGACATATGGATTTCAAATATCAGGAAAGAATTTTccataatttaaacatattttattgagtaatcaaatggattgggcaacaggcaaagcctatataaACCCTCTAATTGTCCATCTTAGGCTTAGCCGATTTATATCAAAGTACTATGAAAGAGTctgttattttagatattatatttaatagaaTGTGTGATgtctttaaacaaaaagttgttAACGATATAAGCAATGcatcaaaatgtatattatataaacatgttgttgatcatttttgtttacaagtttACCTAAAGAAAccaattcatgtaaaatatcgTAAATTAATTACACGCTTACGGTTGTCCTCACATGACTTAAAGATTGAAACAGGGAGGTATGATAATTTAACACGTGATTGTCGAAAATGTGAATCTTGCAACTTAAATGTAATTGAAGATGAGTTccatttttttacttatttgtccATCACTTTGTAGTTTAAGAGataagtatattaaaaaatacttcTCCCGAAAACCAAGTGTCTATTAAGTTATACAGTTATTATCTACCTCTAATACTAAAGAACTGTGTAATCtaggtaaatatttatattatgcaaacaAGCAACGAACTCTCCATGTGAATTATCCAAATCGATTatgtacactttgtttttcttactgtttatttaatatgtatatgttcatatgtataACCTATGAGACATTTGTCTCTtggaataaagaacttgaacttgaTAAAAGAGTAAGCATGAAGTATAACAGTTGGTAGTACCTATATATTCGACTATCGCAGTTCTCCCTATGCCCATGACATCAGCAAGATCCAGCGCGCCACTTTTGGAGGCAATGCTAAAACACCTCATACTTCTCTGATTCTCATAATAATGTAACAATAAAAATCTCATACAGAAATTATGAATCTTTTATTACaaagtttatatcaaataataacttaataaaacatatacaCTATTAATATATGACAGAAGCATACAACAAACAATAAGCAACAAACTACAAAGAATAAGGGCTTTAATATGTCGCCTAAAATGTGGTCgtaacaaaaatgcatgtttatgatgACTAATGGCTGCTGTTTTGAGATTCAAATTTCTTGAAATATGTATTTCTTTCCAACATATACCATATATCAATAAAGAGATTTTCAAGAAACAGAATGGATCTGGATTTCCTgccaaacaaaatgaatacAGATCTTTGTTTAAAAGTCACGGCTTTAGATTTTGCTATTCAGATCAACATTTACAACAATAAATTTTGCAAGAATGCCGTGGAGATTAGATTGACCTAATGCTGAGAAATCAGTCACTGATTCATGAAAGGTGATTGATCAATGAAGCCTATTGGCAAATAATACGGCCCCGATCACACCTCCAAACCAGAGCAGGGAGCCCATCAAGAGGGTCAAGTTGATGAGTAGTCGGGTTCTCTCGGACGCTGTGATGGAACCCGAAAGGTTCCCATTCCGAAAAAGCTTCTCCGTCTACAAAACCGAAACTGCTATTGTGAAGCATTGAAATAGGAAAACATTGAccataattcatttaaattgtttttcaattcTAGTAAAGCAATAACGTAGAACTTTAATGGTTACCGGCTTCTTTCTATAACagtttctgaaataaaaaggatttaaaacgattttttaatagaattaatcgTTTAATTGCATCGTATGCTCGAACTTCCTCGGGATATTTTATAAGCATGCATGGAATGAAAATTCGAGGGGGTGTTATCTGATGAAGAATATTACGATGACAGGGAAATGTGAAGTTTTATTGCCCTGGCACGTGATTGTCTACTGTATAACAACCAATCAGATGTCGAGTTATGTAGAATAATTGTATTGaagtataataatttaattaaggtggaataagaCGTCATCACAACATggatcatcttcgctagccaagggttttcggtccgctttgctccccataaacccttggcggatttcattacgaaaactcggtgatgtggtggcgctatctagcgagcaacttgagttgcgccccttgcatatttacattttaatcgaattaaacaacaggttatatacacactacggcattaatacaacttgaaaacatattgactaccgaatatcggaacataattaacgatgctattaaatacgaattaagttataacctagggaaagcacggaatgtgttatattcatagtgttttgtaatgacctgtaccgggagtgaaaaagtcgccgatttatatgaaagctttcatgccatgaaatcaggtatcgttgtcgtgaatattgcggaccaaagacattaaataaaacagagctcactgaacctttaaaagcaataaccataagcaggaacgtatatactaacgggataggcaacttctacattcgccatgtttacgtCCCATgttatcacgcgagccttgacaagtttgtagaactatggcaggcacgtagcatcagggggggggggggggggcagggggggcctggcccccccccttccccccactttttctcgcagcaaccaattttttaaaatttacatataaaaaaatgaattataacggagttggccccccacttttttggaagtaagtaaaaaattgatatgaaaataaggaaatgaggagttaAATTgagtcaaattgaagttactcccccccggattaggattttgaagatttttgaaaacttcaaatttcctttctttttttttttggcttgtcaagattttttggatgggtctgcccccccccccccccccccactttcaataacgatgctacgtgcctgtatggTCATATACAATGTAGGTTTataaagcgatctggttagaccatcgttgcggagacactgtactcgagaacttgtgtctcaatttgttaaaagcaccgaatgttttaccaaagatcacacatgtgttctcttttaaagtttatatttaccagcactgcgattggatcagctactcgcagctgcagccaatcataaaacagatcttgtcaccgagttttcgtaatgaaatccgccaagggtttatggggagcaaagtggaccgaaaacccttggctagcgaagatgaacatggatgacctctgatcgaaacgacatatCGTTTTACTGAAAGGATTTTATCGGCAGGAATATATAACatactccatagccgagtggataaagtgtcggggTTGTGATCCGAatatcccgagttcgaatcccgcaggggcttCTGTTGTTActgaattgatatttttaaaaattcatttttttatccccaaactgcaaattgttcccagtttatttatcattatttctttcataataaataaaataatttattgttaatttgagttactttttccaggtgtgttattccaccttaatttaTATGCAGTGATATATGTGATAAAAACATGCttactttaaatgaataatagatAGCAAGCAATCCAAgaggaaaaaaacaaaatattgcacTCAGAATAGCTCCCATTCGGAAGTCTTTTGGAGGGTTCCTTATGTATGCAACGTTAGGAGCGTAAGAAAGACCCtgtcaataaaaaaagaattattttgcAAGTTTTAACGCATGGGTAAAGTTGCAAataatcttaaaaatgttaCCCTAAATGGACACATGAACAGTTGAAGAAGtccttaattttaaaatgtaaaaccaGCTAATCTGTTTTAAATCAGAAATTTGACAGGAATACAATGTGCTAACAAAGGAATGGCCATTGGTTGGTTTAGGAGCTATGGTGGACTCACTCGGTAGTATTCAGCACACAGCGGACTGGATTCATCCTCGGAAGCCTCGGCTGCGTCCAGCAGCACGGGCTCCCGGGGTGTCTGTTTTCTGGACATGGCGTGCACAAACCCACCGTCAGCTCTGCCGCCTAGGCTCCACCATGGCCTGGAagtacacacatatatatatttacagctGTATCAGATTATATAAAGCATGGCCTGAAAGTTTATTGGTGCTATGATAAAAGAAGATAAGACTATAAGAGAAAGCCTTTCTTGAGTCACAAGATACGATGACAAAACGGACTTGGAAACCAAAATATTGCGATGGTTTGACAATATGCAGAAAGGGTCCAGCAGGTTAGGTTGAGTGGGAGCTTTTACCCATATTTTCCTAAATAAGCATTCACCAACCATGGCCATAAATACGGCAAGTCTCACCATCTAGCTGTAAGTTGGTTCTATACATACAGTCAAATATAGGCCTGAGAGACGAGTCAGGCACAGGGgccatcgtatccgctctactcTCTAGatgacatatatttaaatatataaatggtgtgtgtgtgtgtgtgtttatatatatatatatatatatatatatatatatatatatatatatatatatatatatatatatatatatatatatatatatatatatatatatatatatatatatatgtgtgtgtgtgtgtgtgtgtgtgtgtgtgtgtgtgtgtgtgtgtgtgtgtgtgtgtgtgtgtgtgtgtgtgttatagAGAGTAGAGAGGATGTGATGCCCCTGTGGGTCAGGTATTAACTCCTTGTTAACGACTCTGATTTCACTAGACAATGAACATGTAGGTTAAGGGTGAAATAGAATAACGATCTTTATCAGATTATTGTGTCACATTTGAGGCTTGAGGAAGAAATAGCACCTGTTTTGGAACTAAACCAATATCTTTGTTCCTTCATTTCCTTGACGatctttttcttaatatatgtattacatCCTCCTTACTATAGTGTCCTCTTCCTTGTATACATAGAACACTACGCTTTGAAGTTTAATGCCAGATAACGTGTAAATGAAGAATGGATTATAGTGTACCAGCCTTTtgcaacaaaaaacaaacatgatATTCAGATTATTTCGCGGCCACTTTCTTCGCCAAAAATTCCTTGAACATTTGCATTTTCATTTCCACTTCGAGATAAAAGCAACGtatttttcaaacttaattaaatcaaacacTTAACTGCAGTCCATTCAACAGAACCAACGGATGATTGAGTTATCTAGCCTTTAGGTTGAAATGCTGTTATCTAAAATAAATCCCTGTTCCAGCGTTTTAAGCTCCCCTTGAGCTGGAAATATGGCATACACTTTTAGTCCGTCCTGAATTATTCAGCTTTCGATCCCATATTCTTCTTAAACAGTAatcatttaacaatgaattctAAACGTATCCTAAAGCTTTTTTAAACTCATGTACTTACATTGGGTACACCAGTGGGTGCCTCGTTGGCAAGTACATTTTGTAATCAGTCATTTATTTTAACTTCATAAAGTATTTCCTGCATTTACTATACATAATGGTCATTCATTGATAATTATGGAAGTAATTGTCTATTGTTATCTTGACTCATGACACCAATATGGTCACGAGATCACACAGCCAGCTCAAGGTcggaaatacaaatgtatactGCACTACAAATAAAAACACGCTTGTCGAGTGCGCAACTATGATGAAGTAGTCGTTACTTAAAGTAAATCAACATGTCTTCTACAccagtaaatataaacaatactcACAAAGACGGTTTACACGTGTTCAAGACTGTAATTTGATAGTAAGAACAAGATTACCTCCTTTCTGCGAATTTGCGGTCTCCACGGTCTTATGACACTCACGGCACCACTTGCCTTACTTGGTTTACTTTCAGTTTCGCTTGTTTACAAGGGGATCGGAATATCGATCCCGGTTTTATTAATGGAAGAATTGAACATCTTCagaccaaaattaaaataaagacaTCTTAAGCagtgttttttaatatttttaatgtaatgcTATTTTTGTGTTGTATGAACGTGGTTGGTTTTTATTATATGCTGGCAAGGAAACATCACACAAATCCACCCATAGataacatgcgcggatccagaaaatttttccagggggggtccgaaggataattgtgtttgccagggggggggggggggggtccgaggcatattttcgcgataattttactatgtaaatttaataaattttcattttccagggggggggggtctagatccgcgcatggataATATACGTAATTATTATATTCATCTTCGCAAACCAAGTCTTTGTTTACTTGCAAATGTCTTAATACCAAACGTCTTCCTTGTCCATGGTTTTCGCCGTGTGGATTAAAAtaaagatctagtaaatgaaagctGCCTAGAGTTCTATGAAATTCAAGTTATAAATTATTtgaatgatgcttcataacagtagctttgtttgatatgataatgtatataagtcatattttaaactgttcttttctatgaaatatgaaggaaatatCTAACAAACCTATTTGTCCATTTATATTATcttgaaataaacaaactaaaccAGCTATATTCaatttatcatcattttaaaaaaagagttcACGcgcttgtttaatgccgtttttggagagaccgTAGGCATTCtatatttcatttgtcaaaaatttacaaaactcCCGAGATTTGTTACTAATTACCTTCATATTACGTactaattgataaataaaaacattattttttattgtatttacgTTACCAAAAATTTTAAGTCCTAGCACACCCTATCAAACAATGCCGGCttttgttatgaagcatcataataaaataaaattatatcacgAATTCCATGCatcgaaaaattaaaatatgccatttgatagac includes:
- the LOC128187728 gene encoding uncharacterized protein LOC128187728 isoform X2, with amino-acid sequence MTDYKMYLPTRHPLVYPMPWWSLGGRADGGFVHAMSRKQTPREPVLLDAAEASEDESSPLCAEYYRGLSYAPNVAYIRNPPKDFRMGAILSAIFCFFPLGLLAIYYSFKKLL
- the LOC128187728 gene encoding synapse differentiation-inducing gene protein 1-like isoform X1 → MTDYKMYLPTRHPLVYPMPWWSLGGRADGGFVHAMSRKQTPREPVLLDAAEASEDESSPLCAEYYRGLSYAPNVAYIRNPPKDFRMGAILSAIFCFFPLGLLAIYYSFKTEKLFRNGNLSGSITASERTRLLINLTLLMGSLLWFGGVIGAVLFANRLH